Proteins encoded by one window of Enterococcus faecalis:
- a CDS encoding helix-turn-helix domain-containing protein, whose product MKVETLLEKKAMRQLLTVQQTILAGGTCSVSDLTAFLAVTKASFEKDLEDLHYFLKPFGQDCQLTYDGQQLSITLSDFFSLNHLIEAFVKESLKFQLLDYLYRNKEFSIVQLTTKFMISESSLFRKIKELNQLLAAFELQIKNGQLQGEELQIRYFYFQLYWYITPYEIHQKKTMSPLNKRIIEGIETGLGFTFNEHNALKVSLWLSITKKRLAVTSKKYQQLRKKMIDFKEDPLFKQVRQLFFRFSSRYSLELDEGESMIHFVFLITMSVLPESAFDEYSLIRGRRSAVSLADTFILENVVLYYRPHKFEPTLEKTMAYYFSQIHGKLYFFKGELEVFDRAHIWEKEQQLSSRELASFSTTLLEKALACFDETYQPGDSLHELSLVKYLSVLTLIEFKMIGEIKIGIHLAMDALYQAALTQVLMLSLKNMNGTLVERYQPEQTYDLIVTNYQQTSYQGTPEVYVLSELSSTYDVQQLKKKIRTLREK is encoded by the coding sequence ATGAAAGTTGAGACGTTATTGGAAAAGAAAGCGATGCGACAATTATTAACGGTGCAACAAACCATCTTAGCAGGCGGCACCTGCTCAGTCTCTGATTTAACAGCATTTTTAGCGGTCACAAAAGCCTCCTTTGAAAAAGACTTAGAGGATTTACATTATTTTTTGAAACCTTTTGGACAGGATTGTCAGCTTACTTATGATGGCCAACAGCTATCAATCACCTTATCGGATTTTTTTTCGTTGAATCATTTAATTGAAGCATTTGTAAAAGAGTCTCTTAAATTTCAACTTTTAGATTATTTATATCGTAATAAAGAGTTTTCTATTGTTCAATTAACGACTAAATTTATGATTAGTGAGTCTTCTTTATTTCGAAAGATTAAAGAACTCAATCAATTGTTAGCCGCCTTTGAATTGCAAATAAAAAATGGACAACTACAGGGAGAAGAATTGCAGATTCGTTACTTTTACTTTCAGTTGTATTGGTATATTACTCCCTATGAAATACACCAGAAAAAAACGATGTCGCCGTTAAATAAACGGATAATTGAAGGGATTGAGACTGGCTTAGGTTTTACTTTTAATGAACATAATGCGTTAAAAGTTAGCCTTTGGTTGAGTATTACGAAAAAGCGCCTAGCGGTCACTTCAAAAAAATATCAACAATTGAGAAAGAAAATGATTGATTTTAAAGAAGATCCGTTATTTAAGCAAGTTCGACAATTGTTTTTCCGTTTTTCTAGTCGCTATTCATTAGAATTAGACGAAGGAGAAAGCATGATTCATTTTGTTTTTCTAATCACAATGTCGGTCTTACCAGAATCAGCTTTTGATGAATATTCCTTAATTCGGGGACGTCGTTCCGCTGTTTCTTTAGCTGATACGTTTATCTTGGAAAATGTGGTCTTGTATTATCGGCCCCATAAATTTGAACCTACTCTTGAGAAAACCATGGCTTACTATTTTTCACAAATTCATGGAAAACTGTATTTTTTTAAAGGAGAATTGGAAGTTTTTGATCGGGCCCATATCTGGGAAAAAGAACAGCAATTATCTAGTCGGGAATTAGCTTCTTTTTCAACAACGTTATTAGAAAAAGCTTTAGCTTGTTTTGATGAAACGTATCAACCAGGAGATAGTTTGCATGAACTTTCTCTGGTCAAATATTTAAGCGTGTTGACATTAATTGAATTTAAAATGATTGGTGAAATAAAAATTGGAATTCATTTAGCAATGGATGCTCTTTATCAAGCGGCGTTAACACAAGTATTAATGCTTAGTCTTAAAAATATGAATGGCACGCTGGTGGAGAGGTATCAGCCTGAACAAACATATGATTTAATTGTGACCAATTATCAGCAAACGAGCTATCAAGGAACACCGGAAGTCTATGTTTTGTCAGAATTAAGTTCGACCTATGATGTGCAACAATTAAAAAAGAAAATACGCACCTTGCGGGAGAAATAA
- a CDS encoding GNAT family N-acetyltransferase — MKRKIIFETQRLIVREWQSEDEVELKKFLQDENVMYAYEHAFSDEEVANWLKWNLQSYQEYGYGLWALEKKRTGEVIGECGLTNQLVKGKSYPEIGYHLCVKEWHKGYAIEAAAAAKQYAFDVLNFPEVISTIRDTNLASMNVAIRNQMLVRDRYIKTYRGKTMPHYVFSVKNQKNED; from the coding sequence TTGAAACGGAAAATTATTTTCGAAACACAACGACTTATTGTCAGAGAATGGCAGTCGGAAGATGAAGTGGAATTGAAAAAATTTTTGCAAGATGAAAATGTGATGTATGCCTATGAACACGCTTTTTCTGATGAAGAGGTTGCAAACTGGCTAAAGTGGAACTTACAGTCCTATCAAGAATACGGCTACGGCTTATGGGCGTTAGAGAAGAAACGAACAGGCGAAGTCATCGGCGAGTGTGGTCTCACCAATCAATTAGTAAAAGGTAAGAGCTATCCAGAAATTGGTTATCATTTATGTGTGAAAGAATGGCACAAAGGGTATGCGATTGAAGCTGCCGCAGCGGCAAAACAGTACGCATTCGATGTATTAAATTTTCCAGAAGTTATTTCAACGATTCGTGATACGAACTTAGCCTCTATGAATGTCGCTATTCGAAACCAGATGCTTGTTAGGGATCGATACATTAAAACATACCGTGGCAAAACGATGCCTCACTATGTTTTCTCTGTTAAAAATCAAAAGAATGAAGACTGA
- a CDS encoding FAD-dependent oxidoreductase, translating into MKIVIIGASFAGISAAIASRKKYPQAEISLIDKQATVGYLSGGLSAYFNHTINELHEARYITEEELRRQKIQLLLNREVVAMDVENQLIAWARKEEQQWYSYDKLILATGASQFSTQIRGSQTEKLLKYKFLSGALAAVPLLEKSQTVAVIGAGPIGMEAIDFLVKMKKTVHVFESLENLLPKYFDKEMVAEVQKSLEKQAVIFHFEETVLGIEETANGIVLETSEQKISCDSGIFALNLHPQLAYLDKKIQRNLDQTIAVDSYLQTSVPNVFAIGDCISVMNEPVAETFYAPLVNNAVRTGLVVANNLEEKTHRFIGSLRTMGTKVGDYYLASTGLTETEGLFFPQTLASVIVRQPAPPLQHGTEILGKLIYDKVTQRVLGAQLCSKNNCLEKINTLALSIQTGQTLTDLLQKDYFYQPSLTNIYDITNLMGASAYWRENDES; encoded by the coding sequence ATGAAAATTGTGATTATTGGTGCATCATTCGCAGGTATTTCCGCAGCAATTGCTTCAAGGAAAAAATATCCCCAAGCAGAAATTTCTTTAATTGACAAACAAGCAACAGTGGGGTATTTATCTGGTGGCTTAAGTGCGTATTTTAATCATACCATCAATGAATTACACGAAGCACGTTACATAACGGAAGAAGAATTACGTCGTCAAAAGATTCAGCTGCTTTTAAATAGAGAAGTCGTGGCAATGGATGTTGAGAACCAATTGATTGCTTGGGCACGAAAGGAAGAGCAACAGTGGTATTCTTATGATAAATTGATTTTAGCGACAGGCGCGAGCCAATTTTCCACGCAAATTCGTGGTAGTCAAACAGAAAAATTACTCAAATATAAATTTTTATCAGGTGCTTTAGCGGCTGTTCCATTACTGGAAAAAAGCCAGACAGTAGCCGTCATTGGTGCAGGACCCATTGGAATGGAAGCTATTGATTTTCTTGTGAAAATGAAGAAAACGGTTCATGTCTTTGAAAGCTTGGAAAATCTATTGCCTAAATATTTTGATAAAGAAATGGTCGCAGAAGTTCAAAAATCTTTGGAAAAACAAGCAGTAATTTTCCATTTTGAAGAAACGGTCCTAGGAATTGAAGAAACAGCAAATGGTATTGTTCTTGAAACAAGCGAACAGAAAATTTCTTGTGACAGTGGGATTTTTGCTTTAAACTTACATCCTCAATTAGCCTATTTGGATAAAAAAATTCAACGGAATCTGGATCAGACAATCGCGGTGGATTCTTATTTACAAACTTCAGTGCCGAATGTTTTTGCCATCGGAGATTGCATTTCAGTTATGAATGAACCAGTCGCGGAAACTTTTTATGCTCCGTTAGTGAACAATGCGGTACGAACTGGCTTAGTAGTCGCCAACAATTTAGAAGAAAAAACACACCGATTCATTGGCTCTTTGCGAACAATGGGAACAAAAGTGGGGGACTATTACCTTGCTAGTACAGGTCTAACCGAAACGGAAGGTTTATTTTTTCCGCAAACACTTGCTTCCGTAATTGTTAGACAGCCAGCGCCGCCTCTACAACACGGGACAGAAATTTTAGGCAAATTAATCTATGATAAAGTGACACAACGGGTCCTTGGGGCACAGCTTTGTTCAAAAAATAATTGTTTAGAAAAAATAAATACGTTAGCATTAAGTATCCAAACAGGTCAGACACTGACAGACCTATTACAAAAAGATTATTTTTATCAACCTTCCTTAACCAATATTTATGATATTACAAATTTGATGGGTGCTTCGGCTTATTGGAGAGAGAACGATGAAAGTTGA